One genomic window of Cheilinus undulatus linkage group 7, ASM1832078v1, whole genome shotgun sequence includes the following:
- the LOC121512239 gene encoding leucine-rich repeat-containing protein 15-like, translating into MDRRYKGCEANQFVFGPSTTRIPSSLRPGVTEVFFVESQIRTIPDEAFSNLTFLTKVEFINTKTSSIEPEAFAGLVNLVHLEISNNPLMSLPVGVFRDLSNLEKTLLMMNKLRRLDKGLFDGLKKVTHLMLHGNEIQMIEDGVFDDLESLTLLHLAKNNLSAVSTDWFSKMNKLQTLRLYENQLTTIPEDIFQNLPNLREIGLHGNKIVELPPNLLPHKGKLQKLYLESNLLTHLPEGFFVGFPQLKTLTLHKNKLTSLPAVLFGDLPKLTQLSFSQNNLSSLPKGILSPLKALTKLDLSKNQFATLHSEYFEGAEKLKDLNLQNNMIDSLDENVFEKLQSLITLKLAHNNLQTLPGDIFQPLIKLKKVYLNDNPWHCDCNLIDLHLWMKQNPEKVGDPVLCEHPENLKGQEMTSLTEEQFICLTTIIPLTTTITTTPMITTTLPTTALKTTILTTTTPTTTLPTTTATTTTVSTTLPTTDLTTTIATTTLPTTTPTTTVGTTRQANNHHRHYYNPGHHVELQEE; encoded by the exons ATGGACAGGAGATACAAAG GCTGCGAAGCAAACCAGTTTGTTTTTGGTCCATCTACAACGAGAATCCCAAGCTCTTTGAGACCTGGCGTAACAGAAGTTTTCTTTGTGGAAAGCCAGATTAGAACAATTCCTGATGAAGCCTTTTCTAATCTCACCTTTCTAACAAAGGTGGAGTTTATAAACACCAAAACGTCCTCAATTGAGCCAGAAGCTTTTGCAGGTCTGGTAAACCTGGTGCACCTCGAGATCTCCAACAATCcactgatgtcacttcctgtgggAGTGTTTAGAGACCTTTCCAACCTGGAGaagactttgctgatgatgaaTAAGCTGCGTCGTCTGGATAAAGGCTTATTTGATGGCTTAAAAAAGGTAACACACCTCATGCTTCACGGGAATGAGATCCAAATGATTGAGGATGGGGTCTTTGATGATCTTGAGAGCCTCACACTCCTCCATTTAGCTAAAAACAATCTCTCTGCTGTGTCTACTGACTGGTTTTCAAAGATGAACAAACTGCAGACCTTGAGGCTCTATGAGAATCAGCTCACAACCATTCCTGAAGACATCTTTCAGAATTTGCCAAATTTGAGGGAAATTGGCTTGCATGGCAACAAAATTGTGGAACTGCCACCAAATTTACTGCCACATAAAGGTAAACTCCAGAAGCTTTATTTGGAAAGTAATCTCCTGACTCATCTGcctgagggtttttttgttggCTTCCCACAGCTTAAAACACTGACACTGCACAAGAATAAACTAACCAGTCTACCTGCAGTGCTTTTTGGAGATCTGCCCAAACTAACACAATTAAGTTTCAGCCAAAACAACCTCAGCTCTCTTCCTAAAGGGATACTCAGCCCTCTGAAGGCGCTAACAAAACTGGATCTATCAAAAAATCAATTTGCAACACTGCATTCTGAGTATTTTGAAGGTGCTGAGAAACTCAAGGACCTGAATCTACAGAACAACATGATTGATTCACTGgatgaaaatgtgtttgaaaagcTACAATCGCTGATAACACTGAAGCTAGCTCATAACAACCTGCAGACGCTCCCTGGGGACATTTTTCAACCTCTGATCAAATTAAAGAAGGTTTATCTTAATGACAACCCCTGGCACTGTGACTGTAATCTGATTGATCTACACCTCTGGATGAAGCAAAACCCTGAAAAGGTTGGGGATCCTGTGTTGTGTGAGCATCCCGAAAATCTAAAAGGACAGGAAATGACCTCATTGACAGAGGAGCAATTCATTTGCCTCACCACGATCATTCCTCTAACAACAACCATCACAACAACTCCCATGATTACAACAACACTCCCAACGACGGCCCTGAAGACCACCATTCTTACCACTACAACACCAACCACCACTTTGCCAACTACAACCGCAACCACTACCACAGTGAGTACCACACTCCCAACTACTGACCTAACAACCACCATTGCCACTACAACACTTCCTACTACAACCCCAACCACCACAGTGGGTACAACGCGCCAAGCTAACAACCATCATCGCCACTACTACAACCCCGGCCACCACGTTGAGCTGCAGGAGGAATAA
- the lrrc15 gene encoding leucine-rich repeat-containing protein 15: MMAPPWTPHVLMLLCFLSSAVWACPERCICQGTRVLCSGLSDFPESMPSSTTSLYFSNCSISSLKPEDLNDFVNALGIFVIKDSTLKEVRPGTLDSTVNIGALGFTGTELQDLPDALFQNLQKLESLNLKSNKLLVLRPNWFSALTGLKLLDLSKNLFTSVPVESFQPLTELQYLQLSGNSISQLSRETFKGLSKLKTLRLNKNSLQELPIGSLDDLGNLEELSLHDNQITHLHPDIFSKTLRLQKLFLSNNRLTFIPQGVFLNLPRLSQISLYENQLERLTPGVFGPMPLRELWLYDNNLSRIEDDTFRNLTELRLLVLSRNQINYVSTGAFRGLEQLGEVSLHTNLLKNLQAGTFQGLPNLVNISLEHNFISSLPLGFLQGLSHLGQIDLKNNSLPNLSQESLDDLNVAQEVLLQQNPWRCDKDILPLRNWLRQNPSKTNQSLVVCETPFSLNGEVVALLADENLISHSTTQEPVLTSTEKKRQPHTPPARRSTALPAAKTTPTSEYEQVTSAGGGQGDKGTISNDTSIILIIIAVVSTVIISTVIICCLCWKRNRKGRRDLNRRNKNSVL; this comes from the coding sequence ATGATGGCCCCACCCTGGACTCCTCATGTgctcatgcttctctgtttcctctcttcTGCTGTCTGGGCGTGTCCGGAGAGATGCATTTGTCAAGGGACAAGAGTCCTCTGCAGCGGCCTCTCAGACTTCCCTGAATCTATGCCCTCATCAACCACTAGCCTGTACTTCTCCAACTGCAGCATATCTTCCCTGAAACCAGAGGATCTGAATGATTTTGTTAATGCCCTTggcatttttgtcattaaagacAGCACTCTGAAGGAAGTTCGTCCTGGAACTCTTGACTCCACTGTAAACATAGGAGCTTTAGGGTTTACTGGTACAGAGCTGCAAGATCTCCCTGATGCCTTGTTCCAAAATCTTCAGAAGCTCGAATCTCTCAATCTTAAAAGTAACAAACTTCTGGTCCTTCGCCCAAATTGGTTTTCAGCCCTGACAGGTCTGAAACTCCTCGACCTCAGTAAGAACCTCTTCACTTCTGTACCTGTGGAATCTTTCCAGCCTCTTACTGAGCTGCAGTACCTTCAACTCTCTGGAAACAGTATCAGCCAACTATCCAGAGAGACATTCAAAGGTCtttcaaaactgaaaacattgcGCCTGAATAAAAACTCCTTACAGGAACTCCCCATTGGCAGCTTGGATGACCTTGGAAACCTGGAGGAGCTATCACTTCATGACAATCAAATCACTCATCTCCACCCTGATATTTTCTCAAAGACTCTGAGATTGCAGAAGCTCTTCCTCTCAAACAACAGGCTCACATTTATTCCACAAGGAGTCTTCTTAAACCTGCCCAGGCTCAGCCAGATCTCCCTGTATGAGAACCAGCTGGAGAGATTGACTCCAGGGGTGTTTGGGCCCATGCCTCTGCGGGAGTTGTGGCTGTATGACAACAACCTGAGTCGCATAGAGGATGACACATTCAGGAACCTGACTGAACTACGTCTCCTGGTGCTCAGTCGTAATCAGATTAACTATGTATCCACTGGGGCCTTCAGAGGGTTGGAACAGCTGGGGGAGGTTTCCCTTCACACCAATTTGCTCAAAAACCTTCAAGCGGGTACTTTCCAAGGTCTGCCCAATCTGGTCAACATTTCCTTAGAGCACAACTTCATCAGCTCCCTACCTTTAGGCTTCCTCCAGGGCCTGAGCCACCTAGGACAGATAGACCTGAAAAATAACTCCCTTCCCAACCTGTCACAGGAGAGTCTGGATGACCTGAATGTCGCACAGGAAGTGCTCCTGCAGCAGAACCCATGGAGGTGTGACAAGGATATTCTTCCACTCAGGAACTGGCTGAGACAGAATCCATCAAAGACCAACCAGTCTCTGGTCGTCTGTGAAACCCCTTTCAGTCTTAATGGTGAGGTAGTCGCTCTGCTGGCTGATGAGAACTTGATATCTCACAGCACAACTCAGGAGCCAGTGCTGACATCGACTGAGAAGAAAAGGCAGCCCCACACCCCTCCAGCTAGACGCAGCACTGCCTTACCTGCTGCAAAAACCACCCCCACATCAGAATACGAGCAGGTGACCAGTGCAGGAGGAGGACAGGGTGACAAGGGAACAATCTCTAACGACACATcgatcatcctcatcatcatcgcAGTGGTGTCCACTGTCATCATCAGCACAGTCATCATTTGCTGTTTGTGCTGGAAGAGGAATAGGAAAGGCAGGAGAGATTTAAACCGCAGGAATAAAAACTCTGTACTTTAG
- the LOC121512074 gene encoding platelet glycoprotein V, translated as MDSDFRGTLFLILALFFLPQLSCNINCPTGCHCAGEVICIQIKKIPRDLPLNTTKLQLLYTTMTVLNEHSFTALRLLTRFGLTKSPLHTIHPRAFQTIPKLRSLMLTSNSLSTLPELVFNPLTELEQLFLDENQLETLTPEMFRGLAALQEMSLSNNKLRNLRSDIFDGLTSLTYLNLGRNLIKKLPPTIFHSLINLGKLFLYGNELEVLESGIFDRLVALEELKIQQNQISSLPPQVFWPLRNLKVLSLSNNQLQTVPKESFYFMPMLTKFTIYNNPLLSLPDQLMGHMPDLRAFHLYGTNLTTVPGNLFANMSGLQSLYSGTNIQLKDLPSELFCCLPELKNLTLESNNLHDLPPNLFSRLTSLQVLRLRQNKLQNVPGDIFQGLGKLSIVDLKENKLKTLPGDIFLSNVALREVHLSNNIWDCTCGIRRIAEWIRENEHMVPDKDETLCRSPMDKVSRTLSSLREEEFDFCDATTALYLTTTPETQTTTSLPDTEESLPTTMTPEINSGPRTTTSLPDIEEFLPTTMTPEIDSGPRTTTSLPEFKDSLPTTSPIIDDRSPPFYDMLVFENGPDFVHHNFYSGWVYVWSLPSETSLYGLLIFSHILLVFAGLILILATMYSMYRLDKIMNKLMA; from the exons ATGGATTCTGACTTCAGAG GCACCTTGTTTCTGATACTCGCCCTCTTCTTTCTGCCTCAGCTCAGCTGTAACATAAACTGCCCTACTGGCTGCCACTGTGCAGGCGAGGTCATTTgtattcagataaaaaaaataccaagGGATCTTCCTCTGAACACAACCAAGCTGCAGCTTTTATACACCACGATGACTGTCCTGAACGAGCACAGTTTTACAGCCCTGCGCTTGCTGACACGCTTCGGTCTGACGAAAAGCCCTCTTCACACCATCCATCCCAGGGCCTTTCAAACCATCCCAAAGCTTAGATCTCTCATGCTTACATCCAATAGCCTCTCTACTCTTCCTGAACTGGTTTTCAATCCGCTGACTGAGCTGGAGCAGCTGTTTTTAGACGAGAATCAACTGGAAACCCTAACCCCAGAGATGTTCAGAGGTCTTGCTGCATTGCAAGAAATGAGCCTGAGCAACAACAAACTGAGAAATCTGCGTTCAGATATTTTCGATGGGTTGACCAGCCTCACATATCTAAACCTAGGCAGGAACCTCATAAAGAAGCTTCCACCTACTATATTTCACAGTTTGATCAATCTTGGCAAGCTGTTTCTCTATGGCAATGAGTTGGAGGTGCTGGAATCTGGCATCTTTGATAGACTTGTTGCCCTTGAGGAGctgaaaatacaacaaaatcaGATAAGCAGCCTTCCTCCTCAGGTATTCTGGCCATTGAGAAACCTGAAGGTCCTCTCCCTGTCCAATAATCAGCTTCAAACTGTCCCAAAAGAGAGCTTCTACTTTATGCCAATGCTGACAAAGTTTACCATCTATAACAACCCACTACTCTCTCTACCAGACCAACTAATGGGTCACATGCCTGACCTGAGAGCTTTTCATCTGTATGGAACAAACCTCACCACTGTTCCTGGAAACCTGTTTGCTAACATGTCTGGACTCCAGAGTCTTTACTCTGGCACAAATATACAACTGAAAGACTTGCCTTCAGAGCTCTTCTGCTGCCTCCCTGAACTTAAAAATCTCACACTGGAATCCAACAACCTCCATGACCTCCCCCCTAATCTGTTCTCAAGACTAACTTCACTGCAAGTACTGCGTCTTCGTCAAAATAAGCTGCAGAACGTTCCGGGGGACATTTTTCAGGGCCTTGGAAAGCTTTCCATAGTCGATCTGAAGGAAAACAAGCTGAAGACTCTTCCAGGAGATATTTTCTTGTCAAATGTAGCTTTGAGAGAGGTTCATCTGAGTAACAACATCTGGGACTGTACTTGTGGTATCAGAAGAATTGCAGAGTGGATAAGAGAGAATGAGCACATGGTTCCTGACAAAGATGAGACTCTATGTCGTAGTCCGATGGACAAAGTCAGTCGTACCCTCAGCTCTCTACGTGAGGAAGAGTTTGACTTTTGCGATGCCACAACAGCCCTTTACTTAACAACAACTCCTGAAACTCAAACCACCACCTCCCTACCTGATACTGAAGAGTCTCTCCCCACTACTATGACTCCCGAGATCAACAGTGGGCCTCGAACCACCACCTCCCTACCTGATATTGAAGAGTTTCTCCCGACTACTATGACTCCAGAGATCGACAGTGGGCCTCGAACCACCACCTCCCTGCCTGAATTTAAGGACTCTCTCCCCACCACGAGTCCAATAATCGATGACAGGTCTCCTCCTTTCTACGACATGTTGGTGTTTGAGAATGGGCCAGACTTTGTTCACCACAACTTTTACAGTGGCTGGGTGTATGTGTGGTCTCTGCCCTCAGAGACATCCCTGTATGGGTTGCTCATATTTAGTCACATCCTCCTTGTGTTTGCAGGCTTGATCCTTATCCTCGCTACCATGTACAGTATGTATCGCCTGGACAAGATCATGAACAAGCTAATGGCTTAG